One Nostoc punctiforme PCC 73102 DNA window includes the following coding sequences:
- a CDS encoding superoxide dismutase produces MAINRRNFLFLLTAGAGAFALDACASAEKSPNGNTATPETTPNTRLNKTSDKPGAIQLPPLAYAYEALEPHIDAKTMQFHHDKHHATYVKNLNAALDKHPELKGKTIEELLQKLDSVPQDIRRTVRNNGGGHVNHSMFWEIMKPKGGGEPTGNIASAINQSFGSFAAFKKQFNEAGASRFGSGWVWLVRNKGGKLEVTTTANQDSPLSTGKYPILGNDVWEHAYYLNYQNRRADYLDAWWNVVNWDEINKRFAAANKFA; encoded by the coding sequence ATGGCTATTAATCGACGCAATTTCTTGTTTTTACTTACAGCAGGTGCGGGTGCTTTTGCATTAGATGCTTGTGCATCGGCAGAGAAATCTCCAAATGGAAATACTGCAACTCCTGAAACAACACCAAATACAAGACTAAATAAAACATCAGATAAACCAGGTGCTATCCAACTACCGCCTTTAGCTTACGCTTACGAAGCACTTGAACCACACATCGATGCTAAAACGATGCAGTTTCACCATGATAAACACCACGCAACTTATGTTAAAAACTTGAATGCAGCGTTAGATAAACACCCAGAACTTAAAGGCAAAACTATTGAAGAACTGTTGCAGAAACTTGACAGTGTACCACAAGATATTCGCAGAACAGTACGCAATAATGGTGGTGGCCATGTGAACCACTCAATGTTCTGGGAAATTATGAAGCCAAAAGGTGGGGGAGAACCAACAGGAAATATAGCTTCCGCAATTAATCAAAGTTTTGGCAGTTTTGCAGCTTTCAAAAAACAGTTTAATGAAGCTGGTGCTAGTCGTTTTGGTAGTGGTTGGGTTTGGCTAGTGCGTAATAAAGGTGGCAAGTTAGAAGTGACAACTACAGCTAACCAAGATAGTCCCTTAAGTACAGGTAAATATCCCATTTTAGGTAATGACGTATGGGAACATGCATACTATCTAAATTACCAGAATCGTCGCGCCGATTATTTAGATGCTTGGTGGAACGTGGTTAATTGGGATGAGATTAACAAGCGGTTTGCAGCAGCAAATAAATTTGCCTGA